The sequence below is a genomic window from Falsibacillus pallidus.
TCACTTTTAATGGAAAAGGCCTTTCAAAAGATGAATTGAGTGAAATAAAGCCATTATCTGAACTCATTGCCATCCCTTATCTTCCATCCCTTCTAAATGGCGTACTATTAATGGCCGTCATGATGGTTTGCCTATGGATATATTATTTATAGGAAGGGCATGCTTGAAATGTATCATGTGATTTCTTATAATAATGTCATTCAATAGTTAATAGGCTATGAAAAAGAGTAGTATAGCTGAGTTTCGTTTTTAGAGAGCCTGTGGATGGTGGAAACAGGCAGCGGATCAGCTGGAATGGACTTTAGAGCCCTGTCTGCCAAAAGCATTGAGCTTAGTAGTGGACAGCGCATGCCAAAGCGTTAAACTGGCACCATGGTGTTTCGCCATGGACTAAGGAGGCTTATTTAAGCACTTAGGGTGGTACCGCGGATGTTCAGCCATTCGTCCCTATTTTTCAGGGATGGATGGCTTTTTATTTTTTAGGAGGTTATTATATGAAGACTATTTTTTCAGGGATTCAGCCGAGCGGCACAATCACGCTTGGCAACTACATTGGTGCAATGAAGCAGTTTGTAGAGCTGCAAGAGGAATATAACTGCTATTTTTGCATCGTGGACCAGCATGCTATCACAGTTCCTCAGGATCGACTCGTCCTCCGAAATAATATCAGGAGCCTTGCCGCCTTATACTTGGCGGTTGGAATCGACCCAGAAAAGACGACGCTATTCATTCAATCAGAAGTGCCGGCTCATGCCCAGGCAGGCTGGATGCTTCAATGCGTAGCCTATATCGGCGAGCTGGAGCGCATGACCCAATTCAAGGATAAATCACATGGAAAAGAAGCTGTATCTGCAGGACTTCTTACGTATCCCCCTTTGATGGCGGCTGATATCCTCTTATATAACACGGACCTGGTTCCTGTTGGTGAGGATCAGAAACAGCATATTGAGCTTACAAGGGATCTGGCAGAACGCTTCAACAAAAAATACAACGATATCTTCACGATTCCAGAAGTTCGTATTCCAAAAGTCGGAGCGAGGGTCATGTCCCTTCAGGATCCAATGAAAAAAATGAGCAAATCCGACCCGAATACAAAATCCTTCATCACGCTGCTGGATGATCCTAAACAAATCGAGAAGAAAATCAAAAGCTCAGTAACTGAT
It includes:
- the trpS gene encoding tryptophan--tRNA ligase — translated: MKTIFSGIQPSGTITLGNYIGAMKQFVELQEEYNCYFCIVDQHAITVPQDRLVLRNNIRSLAALYLAVGIDPEKTTLFIQSEVPAHAQAGWMLQCVAYIGELERMTQFKDKSHGKEAVSAGLLTYPPLMAADILLYNTDLVPVGEDQKQHIELTRDLAERFNKKYNDIFTIPEVRIPKVGARVMSLQDPMKKMSKSDPNTKSFITLLDDPKQIEKKIKSSVTDSDGIVKYDKENKPGVSNLLSIYSILSGKSIEELEAAYENKGYGDFKGDLAALVVETIKPIQDKYNELMASSELDEILDKGAEKANRAASKMIKKMENAMGLGRKRK